Genomic DNA from Burkholderia plantarii:
CGCCGGCCGCGGCGTCTTCCGCCGTCGCCACGAAAGCGAGCCGGGAGTGGGCAGCCGGGGCGTGGCTCAGGTCGAGCGCGATCACGCGCCGCGCCTCGTTCGTCGCGACCGGATCGTAAGCGCGCACGATCGCGCCGCGCTTCAGGAGCCCGGCCACCAGCTCGCGGCTCGGCGCTTCACGCATGTCGTCGGTATTCGGCTTGAACGCCAGCCCCCAAAGGCCGAACGTCAGTCCCGACAGGTCTTCCCCGAAGCGTCCCGCGATCTTGTCGAGCAGCACCTTCTTCTGCGCATCGTTGACCGCTTCGACGGCCTCCAGGATCCGCAGGGATTCGCCGTACTCGGCCGCGGTTCGCACCAGGGCACGGACATCCTTGGGGAAACACGATCCGCCGTAGCCGACACCGGCATACAGGAAGTCGTGGCCGATGCGCGGATCCGAACCGATCCCGCGCCGGACGGCCTCGATGTCGGCACCGACGCGATCGGCCAGGTTCGCCAGCTCGTTCATGAACGAGATCCGCGTGGCCAGCATCGCGTTGGCCGCGTACTTGGTGAATTCGGCCGAACGCACGTCCATGTGCCGCGTGCGTTCGTGATTGCGGTTGAACGGCGCGTACAGTCGCTTCATCTGCTCGCGCGCCCGCTCGCCGGCGTCGTCCGCGTCGGTGCCGATGACGATGCGGTCGGGGCGCATGAAGTCGTCGACGGCCGCGCCTTCCTTCAGGAACTCGGGGTTCGACACGACCGAGAATTCGTGGCGCAGGCCACGCCGCGTCAGCTCCGTCGCGATGGCGTCGCGTACTTGCGACGCGGTGCCGACAGGCACGGTCGACTTGTCGACCACCACCTTGGGGGCCGTCATGTAACGCCCGATGTTGCGCGCGGCGGCGAGGACATACTGCAGGTCGGCGGAGCCGTCCTCGTCGGCAGGCGTGCCGACCGCGATGAACTGGATGTCGCCGTGCGCGACCCCGGCCTCGATGTCGGTCGAGAACTGTATTCGCCGGCTCGCGCGATTGCGATCGATCAGTTCCTTCAGGCCCGGCTCGTGAATCGGTACGCCGCCACCGTTCAGGATGTCGATCTTGCGCGGGTCGACGTCGAGGCAGAACACGTCGTTGCCGATTTCGGCAAGGCACGCGCCGGTGACGAGGCCGACGTAGCCGGTTCCTATGATGGTGATTTTCATGTCGGAGCAGGGAAACGGATCGATTGTGGTTGGAAAATTCCGGAGACCGGATGCCGGATCCGATGGCGCCGGAAGGATGGCGGCGCGATGCGTGTCCGG
This window encodes:
- a CDS encoding UDP-glucose dehydrogenase family protein, giving the protein MKITIIGTGYVGLVTGACLAEIGNDVFCLDVDPRKIDILNGGGVPIHEPGLKELIDRNRASRRIQFSTDIEAGVAHGDIQFIAVGTPADEDGSADLQYVLAAARNIGRYMTAPKVVVDKSTVPVGTASQVRDAIATELTRRGLRHEFSVVSNPEFLKEGAAVDDFMRPDRIVIGTDADDAGERAREQMKRLYAPFNRNHERTRHMDVRSAEFTKYAANAMLATRISFMNELANLADRVGADIEAVRRGIGSDPRIGHDFLYAGVGYGGSCFPKDVRALVRTAAEYGESLRILEAVEAVNDAQKKVLLDKIAGRFGEDLSGLTFGLWGLAFKPNTDDMREAPSRELVAGLLKRGAIVRAYDPVATNEARRVIALDLSHAPAAHSRLAFVATAEDAAAGADALVIVTEWKMFKSPNFSALIALLDAPVVFDGRNLYEPDAMAALGIEYYGIGRPHVPVQTAPAGALQVMRK